The Flaviramulus sp. BrNp1-15 genome has a window encoding:
- a CDS encoding RNA polymerase sigma factor RpoD/SigA: MRQLKITKQVTNRESKSLDKYLQDISKIPLITAEEEVELAQRIRKGDQKALDTLTTANLRFVVSVSKQYQNQGLTLPDLINEGNAGLVKAAKRFDETRGFKFISYAVWWIRQAILQALAEQSRIVRLPLNKIGSINKINKAYSFLEQEHERPPSADEIATRLDLTVSDVKQSLKISGRHLSMDAPFREGETSNLYDVITSSEAPRPDADLMKSSLNVEVNRALDTLSEKEAEVIRHYYGISKRQPMSLQEIGDEFGLTRERVRQIKEKGIRRLRHASKSKVLKTYLG, from the coding sequence ATGAGGCAACTAAAAATCACGAAACAAGTTACCAACCGAGAATCAAAATCCTTAGACAAATACCTTCAAGACATTAGTAAAATACCTTTAATTACCGCCGAAGAAGAGGTGGAATTAGCACAACGTATTAGAAAGGGAGATCAAAAAGCTTTAGATACACTCACAACTGCTAACTTACGATTTGTAGTTTCTGTTTCAAAACAATATCAAAATCAAGGTTTAACATTACCCGATTTAATCAACGAAGGCAATGCAGGACTAGTAAAAGCAGCCAAACGTTTTGATGAAACTAGGGGTTTTAAATTTATATCTTATGCTGTTTGGTGGATTAGGCAAGCAATTTTACAAGCTTTAGCAGAACAATCTCGAATAGTTAGATTACCTTTGAACAAAATTGGGTCTATAAATAAAATAAATAAAGCCTATTCTTTTTTAGAACAGGAACACGAAAGACCACCAAGTGCAGATGAAATTGCCACAAGATTAGACCTTACAGTAAGCGATGTAAAGCAGTCTTTAAAAATTTCTGGAAGACATCTTTCTATGGATGCCCCGTTTAGAGAAGGAGAAACATCTAATTTATATGATGTTATAACTTCTAGCGAAGCACCAAGACCTGATGCCGATTTAATGAAAAGCTCATTAAATGTAGAAGTTAATCGTGCTTTGGATACACTTTCTGAAAAGGAAGCTGAAGTAATTCGCCATTATTATGGCATAAGTAAAAGACAACCTATGAGTCTTCAAGAAATAGGAGACGAATTTGGTTTAACACGAGAACGTGTAAGACAAATAAAAGAAAAAGGCATTCGTAGATTACGACATGCTTCAAAAAGTAAAGTATTAAAAACGTATTTAGGATAA
- the rpsU gene encoding 30S ribosomal protein S21 has translation MLKIIVKDGENIERALKRYKRKHRNIKVMQNLRDGQFFTKPSVKRRREIQKAAYIQNLRDQEDI, from the coding sequence ATGTTAAAAATTATTGTAAAAGATGGCGAAAATATAGAACGTGCCTTAAAACGTTATAAAAGAAAACACAGAAATATTAAAGTAATGCAAAACCTAAGAGACGGCCAGTTTTTTACTAAACCATCTGTTAAAAGACGTCGTGAAATTCAAAAAGCGGCTTATATACAAAATTTAAGAGATCAAGAGGATATTTAG